From Solibacillus isronensis, the proteins below share one genomic window:
- a CDS encoding sulfurtransferase TusA family protein: MNITQTLDAKGLACPMPIVKTKKAIDKINSGEVLEVLVTDKGALNDFKAWAGAGGHSIVEQKEEAGVLYFYIQKA, from the coding sequence ATGAATATTACACAAACATTAGATGCAAAAGGTTTAGCATGTCCAATGCCAATCGTAAAAACGAAAAAGGCAATCGATAAAATTAACTCTGGTGAAGTACTAGAAGTATTAGTAACGGATAAAGGTGCTTTAAATGATTTCAAAGCATGGGCAGGTGCAGGCGGCCACTCTATAGTAGAACAAAAAGAAGAAGCGGGCGTTCTGTACTTCTATATTCAAAAAGCATAA
- a CDS encoding sulfite exporter TauE/SafE family protein, giving the protein MEIDLSLMYIAVIFGLGFIGSFLSGMLGVGGSIIKYPMLLYIPPMFGLVAFTAHEVSGISAVQVLFASIAGVWAYRKSGLLNKDLILYMGAAILVGSFIGSYGSGFLSEDAVNIVYGLLAAIAAIMMLIPKKTVEEQTEITFNKVLASSLALIVGVGSGIVGAAGGFLLVPIMLTVLKIPTRITIATSLAITFISSIGGSIGKVMTGQVEYWPAFIMIIASIIAAPLGAKVGQKMNVKILQWLLAIMIGATAIKIWVDILQ; this is encoded by the coding sequence ATGGAAATCGATTTATCATTGATGTATATAGCGGTCATATTTGGACTTGGCTTTATCGGCTCGTTTCTTTCAGGCATGCTCGGTGTCGGCGGTTCGATCATCAAATACCCGATGCTGCTTTACATTCCGCCAATGTTCGGTTTAGTCGCATTTACCGCACATGAAGTTTCCGGCATCAGCGCCGTTCAAGTGTTATTCGCCTCGATTGCAGGGGTTTGGGCTTACCGGAAAAGCGGGTTACTAAACAAGGATCTTATTTTGTATATGGGTGCCGCGATTTTGGTCGGCAGCTTTATCGGCAGTTACGGTTCCGGATTTTTATCTGAAGATGCCGTCAATATTGTGTACGGACTACTCGCTGCCATTGCGGCTATCATGATGCTGATTCCAAAGAAAACAGTTGAAGAGCAAACAGAAATTACATTCAACAAAGTACTGGCGAGCTCCCTTGCGCTAATTGTCGGAGTAGGTTCCGGAATTGTCGGGGCAGCAGGCGGATTTTTACTCGTTCCGATTATGCTGACGGTGCTGAAAATTCCAACGCGCATCACGATTGCAACAAGTTTGGCCATTACGTTCATCTCATCAATCGGCGGCAGTATCGGCAAAGTGATGACTGGCCAAGTAGAATATTGGCCGGCTTTCATCATGATTATTGCAAGTATTATCGCGGCCCCGCTTGGGGCAAAGGTCGGACAGAAAATGAATGTTAAAATCCTGCAATGGCTCCTTGCGATTATGATCGGTGCCACAGCTATTAAAATTTGGGTAGATATTTTACAATAA
- a CDS encoding alkaline phosphatase, which yields MKNKKKWFTYALAGTVAVSSVSVMEFNSEAEAKQAKKDPTNVIMLVMDGSSNNAVSLARWYKGESLAMDEILTGGVTTHSAESAITDSAPAGTALATGHKSNSGYVGVLPSVVDMPGVEGNPDNAFKPVANVLEGAKQLGKATGIVSTSEIQHATPASFSSHVTSRSNYDDIGEQQVYQNMDVILGGGYDYLKSENRKDGENLVSVIEEKGYDLITTRDELLTTKSDKIYGSFAGSSLAYELDRTKTNPNEPSLAEMTSTAINTLNKDKDGFFLMIEGSKIDWAAHANDPIGMVTDILSFDDAVNEALKFAKKDKNTMVIAVTDHGNSGITIGNENTNSTYDKINISNYINPLKKATMTVEGALSHLKPDRSNLVEVAKLYGLDHLTAEETAALNATETKKLAGTFVNLLSKRADLGYTTGGHTGDDVFLYSYGPKRISGLVDNTDLAKEMANFMGIKLDKLTKDLYANAEAALNGKGMTTTIDLSDKENAVLVVKKGTTTFEIPENKDVIIKKTTDKSGKETTNEIQTNTISVYNESGFYISKETINKLK from the coding sequence ATGAAGAACAAGAAAAAATGGTTTACTTATGCACTTGCAGGGACAGTAGCAGTATCATCAGTATCTGTTATGGAGTTCAATTCAGAGGCTGAAGCAAAACAGGCGAAAAAGGATCCGACAAATGTCATCATGCTTGTGATGGACGGTTCCAGCAATAATGCGGTATCGCTGGCACGCTGGTACAAAGGCGAGAGTCTCGCAATGGATGAAATTTTAACAGGTGGTGTGACAACACACTCGGCCGAATCAGCGATTACAGACTCGGCACCGGCTGGAACGGCTCTCGCTACGGGTCACAAATCAAACAGCGGGTATGTAGGGGTACTGCCATCCGTAGTTGATATGCCGGGCGTAGAAGGAAACCCCGACAATGCATTTAAACCAGTTGCAAATGTGTTAGAAGGAGCAAAACAACTGGGCAAGGCTACAGGAATCGTGTCAACTTCTGAAATTCAGCATGCGACACCTGCCAGTTTCTCTTCCCACGTAACGTCCCGCAGCAACTATGACGATATCGGTGAGCAGCAAGTGTATCAAAATATGGATGTGATACTTGGCGGTGGATATGATTACTTAAAATCAGAAAACCGGAAAGATGGCGAAAATCTAGTTAGTGTGATTGAAGAGAAAGGATATGACCTCATTACGACACGTGATGAGTTATTAACAACTAAATCCGATAAAATTTACGGAAGTTTTGCCGGTAGTTCTTTAGCATATGAACTAGATCGTACGAAAACAAATCCAAATGAGCCTTCGTTAGCAGAAATGACGTCTACAGCGATTAATACGCTGAACAAAGACAAAGACGGGTTCTTCCTGATGATCGAAGGCAGTAAAATCGACTGGGCAGCCCATGCGAATGATCCGATTGGAATGGTCACAGATATTTTGTCGTTCGATGATGCGGTAAATGAAGCGCTGAAATTTGCGAAGAAAGACAAAAATACGATGGTTATAGCTGTAACAGACCACGGCAACAGCGGGATTACGATTGGTAATGAAAACACAAATTCTACATATGACAAAATTAATATCTCCAATTATATTAACCCATTGAAGAAGGCAACGATGACAGTCGAAGGAGCACTCAGCCACTTAAAGCCAGATCGTTCGAATTTAGTGGAAGTAGCGAAACTATATGGACTGGATCATTTAACTGCAGAGGAAACGGCTGCCCTGAATGCAACAGAAACGAAGAAGCTTGCCGGTACATTCGTCAATCTTTTATCAAAACGTGCGGATTTAGGATACACTACTGGAGGACATACAGGCGATGACGTATTCCTGTACTCTTATGGACCAAAACGCATTTCCGGACTAGTAGATAATACTGATTTAGCAAAAGAAATGGCCAATTTCATGGGCATTAAGTTAGATAAATTAACAAAAGATCTTTACGCTAACGCAGAAGCAGCACTGAATGGCAAAGGAATGACGACTACAATCGACCTTTCGGATAAGGAAAATGCGGTACTTGTAGTGAAGAAAGGCACGACTACTTTTGAAATCCCTGAAAATAAGGATGTTATCATTAAAAAAACAACGGATAAATCAGGCAAAGAGACTACAAATGAAATACAGACAAATACAATCAGCGTATATAATGAAAGTGGTTTCTATATTTCAAAAGAAACAATCAATAAACTGAAATAA
- a CDS encoding GNAT family N-acetyltransferase has product MRIETERLLIRKFEPNDLQAVYEFTSDANVMQYIPEGVFTDEAAQQFIQQNMGSEADKFAVVLKGENMLIGHIFFGKYFGEHTYEIGWVFNPKFYNKGYATEAAHAMLQYAFEEMKLHRVIATCQPQNPPSYRVMEKIGMRREGYFKKCIPNGDEWWDEYYYAILGEEWK; this is encoded by the coding sequence ATGCGCATTGAAACAGAACGATTGCTGATACGAAAATTTGAACCGAATGATTTACAGGCGGTATATGAATTTACATCCGATGCCAATGTCATGCAATATATACCTGAAGGGGTTTTTACAGATGAAGCCGCTCAACAATTTATTCAACAAAATATGGGGAGTGAGGCGGATAAATTCGCTGTCGTATTGAAAGGTGAAAATATGTTAATTGGCCACATCTTTTTCGGTAAATATTTTGGAGAGCATACTTACGAAATTGGCTGGGTATTCAACCCGAAATTTTATAATAAAGGATATGCTACTGAAGCGGCTCACGCAATGTTACAATATGCCTTTGAAGAAATGAAACTACATAGAGTGATCGCAACTTGCCAGCCGCAAAATCCGCCATCGTATCGTGTAATGGAGAAGATCGGCATGAGAAGGGAAGGGTATTTCAAAAAATGCATTCCAAACGGGGATGAGTGGTGGGATGAATACTACTACGCGATTTTAGGTGAAGAGTGGAAGTAA
- a CDS encoding dihydrofolate reductase family protein translates to MADHTTKRKVILDLAITLDGLIEGKNGEIDWCIMDPEMNFNDFLNQVDTIFYGRKSYDLWGQFIPEEGGSETDKEMWDLVHSKEKYVFSRTQNGTEQKAIFINDNIREEVIKLKNKPGKDIWLYGGASLITTFINLGLVDEFRLSIHPVVLGEGKPLFIDIQERLNLKVVNTKTFSSGVVQIIYHYEGN, encoded by the coding sequence ATGGCAGATCATACAACTAAGAGAAAAGTAATTTTAGATTTGGCAATTACTTTAGATGGATTGATTGAAGGAAAGAACGGTGAAATAGATTGGTGCATTATGGATCCGGAAATGAACTTTAACGATTTTTTGAATCAAGTAGATACAATTTTTTACGGCAGAAAAAGCTACGACTTATGGGGACAATTTATTCCTGAAGAAGGGGGCTCCGAAACTGACAAAGAGATGTGGGATTTGGTTCATAGTAAAGAGAAATATGTGTTTTCCAGAACTCAAAACGGGACCGAACAAAAAGCAATATTTATAAATGATAACATCCGTGAAGAAGTGATTAAATTAAAGAACAAACCTGGTAAAGATATTTGGCTATATGGCGGAGCAAGCCTCATTACAACTTTTATCAATTTAGGGCTTGTTGACGAATTTAGATTATCCATTCATCCAGTCGTACTGGGAGAAGGCAAACCGCTGTTTATCGATATTCAAGAGAGGTTAAATTTAAAAGTCGTGAATACAAAAACATTCTCTTCCGGTGTTGTACAAATCATTTATCATTATGAGGGGAACTAA
- a CDS encoding GNAT family N-acetyltransferase — protein sequence MKVEMNIEPAKAVKVIHQAFKRYETDPQPSSALNETADSIITEVKQGTEMFGVYDNDELIALVKCILNDEFIYFSRLSVLPKNQGKGVATNLVKYLESYAVQNNIFVSKCKVRKSEKNNIALYSKMGYKIVKEEIIINKNGDEIPAVTMQKNLQIHNIM from the coding sequence TTGAAAGTTGAAATGAATATTGAACCAGCAAAAGCGGTGAAAGTGATCCATCAAGCGTTCAAGCGTTACGAAACAGATCCTCAACCTTCCAGTGCTTTAAATGAAACAGCAGATTCCATTATTACTGAGGTAAAACAAGGGACGGAAATGTTCGGGGTATACGATAACGATGAATTAATAGCACTCGTGAAATGCATTTTAAATGATGAGTTTATTTATTTTTCAAGATTGTCTGTGTTACCTAAGAACCAAGGGAAGGGCGTAGCAACTAACTTGGTGAAATATTTAGAAAGCTACGCTGTGCAAAATAATATATTTGTTTCAAAATGCAAAGTTCGAAAAAGTGAAAAGAATAATATCGCGCTTTATTCAAAAATGGGATATAAAATCGTGAAGGAAGAAATCATCATTAATAAAAATGGTGATGAAATTCCAGCTGTAACTATGCAAAAGAATCTCCAAATACATAATATAATGTAA
- a CDS encoding thiamine pyrophosphate-binding protein, which yields MGKTERTVSELMLDQLYMFGVRRIYGVVGDATFGLIDALAKQDKIKYVAVKHESTAAFMASAEAKLTGGLGVCTATMGPGAANLINGLGDAHADRAPVLAITGQAESSKIGTEYPQYIDQQELVKPFAAYSANLAHPDATIEVLQKAARTSLGQRVVTHISIPKDILMMPAKGEPRRLPDVIEGTSSFTNESLKHAADIMRTAKRPMILAGLGATSVSADLEKLADLWGAGILTSLGGKGLFDESSPLVLQGIGEGGNPYAADVFKQADVVLLAGTTWWPEGFVPTDARIIQIDRQFDKFVKEIPTELGIMGKTEEVIPILTESLQEFIRSEDWVAHLQQAKEKWAAQNEEEGNTQGYPVHPSRIIRAIDRTVAPDAILALDTGDNTVWTNRNFKQKDQSVLFSGYWRTMGFGLPAAMAAKLIKPEKQVVAIVGDGGLQMVLADLLTATRYELDITVVVLNNESLQMERDKLKVAKKEEVGVDLTNPDFVKLAEACGWKGLRPASDTELESIMEEALNTKGPTLVDISTAQVFFPETQ from the coding sequence ATGGGGAAAACAGAGCGAACAGTTTCAGAATTAATGCTCGATCAATTGTATATGTTCGGTGTACGACGGATATATGGGGTAGTAGGTGATGCGACATTCGGACTCATCGATGCACTGGCAAAGCAGGATAAAATTAAGTACGTTGCTGTCAAACATGAGTCGACAGCTGCTTTTATGGCTTCAGCAGAAGCTAAACTCACTGGTGGCCTTGGTGTTTGTACCGCCACAATGGGACCTGGTGCAGCAAATCTTATAAATGGACTTGGTGATGCGCATGCAGACAGAGCGCCTGTACTTGCAATCACTGGTCAGGCCGAAAGTAGTAAAATCGGTACGGAATATCCGCAATATATTGACCAGCAGGAGCTTGTGAAGCCTTTTGCTGCATATTCTGCAAATCTGGCACACCCAGATGCGACGATTGAAGTTCTGCAAAAAGCAGCACGGACATCTCTCGGACAGAGGGTTGTTACTCATATCTCGATACCAAAGGATATTTTAATGATGCCTGCTAAAGGGGAACCACGTCGATTACCTGACGTAATAGAAGGTACTTCCAGCTTTACTAATGAAAGTCTGAAACACGCAGCAGACATTATGAGAACGGCCAAGCGACCGATGATTCTGGCTGGTTTAGGTGCCACTTCTGTCTCAGCAGATTTGGAAAAACTGGCGGATTTATGGGGAGCCGGGATTCTTACAAGTTTAGGCGGAAAAGGTTTGTTTGATGAGTCTTCTCCACTTGTTTTACAAGGGATTGGTGAAGGCGGGAATCCTTATGCTGCTGATGTATTTAAACAGGCAGATGTAGTACTTCTTGCGGGCACGACTTGGTGGCCGGAAGGGTTTGTGCCAACGGATGCTCGAATTATTCAGATTGACCGCCAATTTGATAAGTTTGTAAAAGAAATTCCTACAGAACTTGGAATTATGGGAAAAACAGAAGAAGTTATTCCAATATTAACGGAGAGTCTGCAAGAATTTATCCGCTCTGAGGATTGGGTAGCCCATTTACAGCAAGCAAAAGAAAAATGGGCAGCGCAAAATGAGGAAGAGGGCAATACTCAAGGTTATCCTGTTCATCCTTCCCGAATTATCCGCGCCATCGACCGAACAGTAGCGCCGGATGCTATTCTCGCACTGGATACGGGGGATAATACGGTATGGACGAATCGTAACTTCAAACAAAAAGATCAATCTGTATTATTTTCCGGTTACTGGCGGACAATGGGCTTCGGTCTTCCGGCAGCGATGGCCGCCAAGCTCATCAAGCCAGAAAAACAAGTAGTTGCGATTGTAGGCGACGGAGGTCTTCAAATGGTGCTTGCAGATCTATTGACAGCAACCCGCTATGAACTGGATATTACAGTCGTTGTCTTAAATAATGAAAGTCTGCAAATGGAAAGGGATAAGCTGAAAGTTGCGAAAAAGGAAGAAGTAGGAGTGGATTTAACGAACCCTGATTTTGTGAAATTGGCAGAAGCTTGCGGTTGGAAAGGATTACGACCTGCTTCAGATACCGAGCTGGAGTCCATAATGGAAGAAGCACTTAATACAAAGGGACCTACACTGGTGGATATCAGCACAGCCCAAGTATTTTTCCCGGAAACACAATAA
- a CDS encoding SDR family oxidoreductase — MGNPNLNDPRKKFHTEKFPDQEQSTPALQNEMSPKPDCGEKSYKGHSRLEGRNALITGGDSGIGRAAAIAYAREGANVAIQFFPGEEEDANEVKALIEEAGTKALLLPFDLREDGAATEMVKKAVEAFGGLDTLVLNAGQQIAQTTLSDLTIKQVEDTFKVNIISMFEAVKAAEEHLEPGSAIITTTSVQSYNPSTFLMDYASTKGAISNFTVNLSAYFASKGVRVNGVAPGPIWTPLQLDNGQPDGKIPEFGQNAPLGRAGQPVELAPVYVLLASDEGSYITGQIYGVTGGEPIDL, encoded by the coding sequence ATGGGAAACCCAAATTTAAACGATCCACGAAAAAAATTTCATACGGAGAAATTCCCGGATCAAGAACAGAGTACTCCAGCGCTACAAAATGAAATGAGTCCAAAACCTGATTGTGGAGAAAAATCATATAAAGGGCATAGTCGTCTGGAAGGGCGAAATGCATTAATTACCGGTGGCGATTCCGGAATTGGTCGTGCTGCCGCGATTGCCTATGCACGTGAAGGCGCAAATGTCGCAATTCAGTTCTTCCCTGGTGAAGAAGAAGATGCAAATGAAGTAAAAGCATTAATTGAAGAAGCCGGAACAAAAGCATTGTTGCTGCCGTTTGACTTGCGTGAAGATGGCGCGGCGACAGAAATGGTAAAAAAAGCTGTGGAAGCATTTGGCGGATTGGATACACTCGTCCTGAATGCAGGGCAGCAGATTGCACAGACAACACTAAGTGATTTAACAATCAAACAAGTTGAAGATACATTCAAAGTAAATATTATCAGCATGTTCGAAGCCGTTAAAGCAGCAGAAGAGCATTTGGAACCAGGAAGTGCGATTATTACGACGACATCGGTTCAATCGTACAATCCATCCACATTTTTAATGGACTATGCTTCTACAAAAGGTGCAATTAGCAACTTTACAGTAAACCTTTCTGCGTACTTTGCTTCTAAAGGTGTACGTGTGAACGGAGTTGCGCCTGGCCCGATCTGGACACCGCTGCAGTTGGATAATGGACAACCGGACGGCAAAATCCCTGAATTTGGCCAAAATGCACCACTTGGTCGTGCAGGACAGCCGGTAGAGCTTGCCCCAGTATATGTCCTTCTAGCATCCGATGAAGGAAGCTACATTACCGGACAGATTTACGGGGTAACAGGCGGGGAGCCGATTGACTTGTAA
- a CDS encoding multidrug DMT transporter permease, with protein MMGLLGLAGTFIPEEISIILGIAPTPITLILLQIIGGLYLGFAMLNWFTRSALMGGIYNKPVVLGNLMHCVVVFFALLRQLAEHFHFFLAIVTIIYLGYAVWFTKVMRSNPLDN; from the coding sequence ATGATGGGTTTGTTAGGGTTGGCAGGAACTTTTATACCCGAAGAAATTTCAATAATATTAGGAATTGCCCCCACACCCATTACTCTCATTCTTCTGCAGATTATCGGAGGATTATATTTAGGGTTCGCAATGTTGAACTGGTTTACACGTTCTGCTCTGATGGGCGGCATCTATAATAAACCGGTCGTCCTAGGAAATCTGATGCATTGCGTTGTCGTCTTTTTTGCCCTATTGCGGCAGTTGGCTGAGCACTTTCATTTCTTTTTGGCTATTGTGACAATCATTTATCTTGGATATGCCGTGTGGTTTACAAAGGTTATGCGCTCGAATCCTTTAGACAATTAA
- a CDS encoding LytTR family DNA-binding domain-containing protein has product MKIHLHIEQQLSEIEVHVHAPEYDEQVAQLMKKLNQATKNDTIAGYIDGDIHLIKMQDVYSIYSEQGKVYIQTEEQELEVKQKLYELEARFSTQLLRVNKATLVHFDKIASIQSKVLGNPQLTLENGVTIPVSRTYFKALKEAFGLGGNGK; this is encoded by the coding sequence ATGAAAATTCATTTACATATTGAGCAGCAACTTTCGGAAATCGAAGTTCATGTGCATGCGCCGGAATACGATGAACAAGTGGCGCAGCTGATGAAAAAGCTCAATCAAGCAACGAAAAATGATACAATCGCGGGCTACATTGATGGGGATATTCATTTGATTAAAATGCAGGATGTTTACAGTATATACAGCGAGCAAGGGAAAGTTTATATCCAAACAGAAGAGCAGGAACTGGAAGTGAAACAAAAGCTGTATGAGCTTGAGGCACGTTTTTCAACACAGCTGCTACGTGTCAATAAAGCGACACTTGTACATTTTGATAAGATTGCATCCATTCAGTCGAAGGTGCTAGGAAATCCGCAGCTTACGCTAGAAAATGGCGTTACAATTCCAGTCAGCCGCACTTATTTCAAAGCGTTAAAAGAGGCGTTTGGATTAGGGGGGAACGGCAAATGA
- a CDS encoding DUF3021 domain-containing protein, translated as MKNLIQSILISLCSSYFIIMLISLKSPKDYWMSETIVHQFFYAVILGIVIAVANQLYKLDWSMFVVLLIHYAITVTAVFIIGYYGSWFELDNGKSIFLLYARASVIYLIVWLYYYTGEKRTIRKMNSQLQHRGE; from the coding sequence ATGAAAAATTTAATACAAAGCATTTTGATAAGTTTATGTTCGTCCTATTTCATCATCATGCTCATCTCATTAAAGTCTCCAAAAGATTACTGGATGAGTGAAACGATTGTACATCAGTTTTTCTATGCAGTCATTTTAGGAATTGTCATTGCAGTAGCAAATCAACTGTATAAATTGGATTGGTCAATGTTCGTTGTACTTTTAATTCATTATGCAATAACTGTAACCGCAGTTTTTATCATAGGGTATTATGGCAGCTGGTTTGAACTTGATAACGGGAAATCCATCTTTTTATTATACGCTCGCGCTTCGGTTATTTATCTCATCGTTTGGCTGTATTATTATACCGGTGAAAAGCGTACAATTCGAAAAATGAACAGTCAACTTCAACATCGAGGTGAGTAA
- a CDS encoding ABC transporter ATP-binding protein has translation MQVLIDVQQLTKRYGELEAVKGISFSVQKGALFAFLGSNGAGKSTTIEMLCTLLEKTSGKVSIDGHALGTLKGNEAIRRTIGIVFQESVLDHQLTVKENILHRGRFYRLPKPILQENYNFVQLYLQLADIEHKKYGSLSGGQRRRADIARAIIHKPKLLFLDEPTTGLDPFTRQFVWATIERLRKEIGMTIFLTTHYMEEAAHADDIVIMKNGEIIAQGSPNELKALYAKDYLQFVLKQTVAIDEVSAILPGAPEKQQDGWKVEVASTISTIPVLAQLEPYIASFEVIKGSLDQVFIETNEAGEEN, from the coding sequence ATGCAAGTATTGATAGATGTCCAACAGTTAACAAAGCGGTACGGAGAATTAGAAGCCGTAAAAGGAATCAGCTTTTCAGTGCAAAAGGGTGCGCTATTTGCTTTTCTTGGGAGTAACGGTGCAGGTAAATCTACGACAATTGAAATGTTATGTACGCTTTTGGAGAAAACGAGCGGAAAGGTTTCAATCGATGGGCATGCACTTGGTACACTGAAAGGCAATGAGGCGATTCGCCGAACAATTGGTATTGTATTTCAGGAAAGTGTTTTAGATCATCAATTGACGGTGAAGGAAAATATTCTGCATCGCGGTCGTTTTTATCGTTTACCGAAGCCAATATTACAGGAAAATTATAATTTTGTGCAGCTGTATTTACAGCTTGCAGATATCGAGCATAAAAAATACGGTTCGCTTTCAGGCGGGCAGCGTCGTCGGGCAGATATTGCGCGGGCAATAATTCATAAGCCCAAGCTGTTATTTTTAGATGAGCCGACGACCGGACTCGATCCATTTACACGTCAATTTGTTTGGGCAACTATTGAGCGGTTGCGCAAGGAAATAGGCATGACCATATTTTTGACAACACATTATATGGAAGAGGCAGCCCATGCAGATGATATTGTCATCATGAAAAATGGTGAAATTATTGCACAGGGATCTCCGAATGAGTTAAAAGCGCTGTATGCGAAGGACTATTTGCAATTTGTATTAAAGCAGACTGTTGCAATTGATGAAGTATCAGCCATTTTACCTGGTGCGCCTGAAAAGCAGCAAGACGGGTGGAAGGTGGAAGTGGCTTCTACAATTTCTACGATTCCGGTTTTAGCACAACTCGAGCCATATATTGCATCATTTGAAGTAATTAAAGGATCGCTTGACCAAGTATTTATCGAAACAAATGAAGCGGGGGAGGAAAACTAA
- a CDS encoding ABC transporter permease: MLTSLIVRNNKIFFRDRMLVFFSVLSVLISIGLFIVFLQKLQIDAISQVIKMTPAVEIFVSQWMIAGILTMTAMTSTLAVFAIFVSDQESRRTADFLVTSASRFSIQLSYVISSVMIGFIMTTIAFIVCEIYLLTLGAELPSVWKLIQLIGVIMLGVLLSAMINLVIVLLAKSAKAFSTLNSLVGTLIGFLCAVYVPMGVLPKAIQTVIQLFPVSHVAVLLRQLLMEDSLRTVFGNAEEAMDSYMLTYGVVYEIGGSILGTQSSVLYICSSIVGIAIFAAVLFRLKHK, from the coding sequence ATGCTGACGAGCTTAATCGTTCGCAATAATAAAATCTTCTTTCGAGACAGAATGCTCGTCTTTTTCTCGGTGCTGTCTGTATTGATTTCAATCGGGTTATTTATTGTCTTTTTACAGAAACTGCAAATAGATGCAATTAGTCAGGTAATTAAAATGACGCCAGCAGTTGAAATATTTGTAAGTCAATGGATGATTGCTGGGATTTTAACAATGACAGCCATGACATCTACACTAGCAGTATTTGCTATATTCGTAAGTGATCAGGAATCAAGGCGTACAGCTGATTTTCTTGTTACCTCCGCATCCCGGTTTTCAATTCAGCTAAGCTATGTCATTAGCTCAGTCATGATCGGGTTCATTATGACGACTATCGCTTTTATTGTATGTGAAATATATTTATTGACGCTCGGTGCAGAGCTGCCGAGTGTATGGAAGCTCATACAACTAATCGGTGTGATTATGCTTGGCGTGTTGCTGAGTGCAATGATTAATTTAGTGATTGTACTTTTGGCGAAATCAGCAAAAGCATTTTCAACGTTAAATTCCCTGGTTGGTACACTAATTGGCTTCTTATGCGCAGTCTATGTTCCGATGGGGGTACTACCGAAAGCAATTCAAACGGTCATTCAATTATTTCCTGTCAGTCACGTCGCTGTATTATTACGTCAGCTTTTGATGGAAGATTCTTTGCGAACGGTGTTTGGAAACGCGGAAGAGGCAATGGATTCCTATATGTTAACTTACGGAGTTGTTTACGAAATAGGTGGCAGTATTTTAGGGACGCAATCAAGTGTGTTGTATATTTGCAGTTCGATTGTTGGTATAGCCATTTTTGCAGCTGTTCTATTCCGCCTAAAGCATAAGTGA
- a CDS encoding cold-shock protein, which produces MTQGTVKWFNAEKGFGFIEVEGGNDVFAHFSAIQGDGFKSLDEGQKVEFGIEDGQRGPQATNIVKL; this is translated from the coding sequence ATGACACAAGGTACAGTAAAATGGTTTAACGCAGAAAAAGGTTTTGGCTTTATCGAAGTTGAAGGCGGAAACGACGTATTCGCTCACTTCTCAGCAATCCAAGGTGACGGTTTCAAATCTTTAGACGAAGGTCAAAAAGTTGAATTCGGAATCGAAGACGGTCAACGTGGCCCACAAGCTACAAACATCGTAAAACTTTAA